Proteins from a genomic interval of Marinobacter gudaonensis:
- a CDS encoding DUF6882 domain-containing protein, whose amino-acid sequence MKKLTALLLSMFMSNATADEQWIAQITEAHNFLSERQNVLMEDYKLGEHERFDWDQDTSSLVFSNDGVPAVVAKVQFVGSISTRSNTWLWSWANPSIIDEAKDQMYRVRSFGEKHGYDALTVDKWEGDEVDGWEMTSIAAFVLNAKGAYRTSVDNGFTYMVITDIEWVQN is encoded by the coding sequence ATGAAGAAATTGACCGCTTTATTGCTGAGTATGTTTATGTCAAATGCCACCGCAGATGAGCAATGGATAGCTCAAATCACAGAGGCTCATAACTTCCTGTCGGAGCGTCAAAACGTTTTGATGGAAGATTATAAGTTGGGAGAACATGAGCGTTTCGATTGGGACCAAGATACGAGTTCACTGGTTTTTTCCAACGATGGCGTTCCCGCTGTCGTGGCCAAAGTTCAGTTCGTAGGGTCAATTTCAACCAGGTCCAACACTTGGCTGTGGTCTTGGGCCAACCCCTCAATCATCGATGAAGCCAAAGATCAAATGTACCGAGTGAGAAGCTTTGGCGAAAAGCACGGTTACGATGCGCTCACCGTTGATAAATGGGAAGGTGATGAGGTTGATGGTTGGGAAATGACCTCAATAGCGGCTTTTGTTTTGAACGCCAAAGGGGCTTATCGAACCAGTGTTGATAATGGATTCACCTACATGGTCATCACAGACATCGAGTGGGTGCAAAACTAG
- a CDS encoding SGNH/GDSL hydrolase family protein yields MHLPFWLTTALLFPVLLYQGKRVRRSTPRLPEAGGPRAGQYGLGLPAKRILVIGESTAAGVGVETHEQGLASQLARRIHERTGQTVAWHTFGINGVRLGDLIVALKKAELPEADVVLLSMGVNDTTGFTPRFRFRRQLIELRQWLAVRYASPLQLLSVPPMHLFTALPAPLRYVVGWRARQLDTVYVRLARRSPADFGYLHYPVITDPGLLASDGYHPGQRGYQYIAQALAGSINDDSLKGRHVTGGHPHETDRYLL; encoded by the coding sequence ATGCACCTTCCCTTCTGGTTGACCACTGCCCTGCTCTTTCCGGTGCTGCTCTACCAGGGCAAGCGGGTACGGCGCAGCACGCCCAGGCTGCCGGAGGCTGGGGGGCCCAGGGCTGGCCAGTACGGGTTGGGGTTACCGGCGAAGCGTATCCTGGTGATTGGTGAATCCACGGCTGCCGGTGTCGGTGTTGAAACCCACGAGCAGGGGCTGGCCAGCCAGTTGGCGCGGCGGATTCATGAGCGCACGGGCCAGACGGTTGCCTGGCATACGTTTGGTATTAACGGCGTTCGGCTTGGTGATCTGATCGTGGCGTTGAAAAAAGCCGAGCTGCCGGAGGCAGACGTGGTGCTGCTGAGCATGGGGGTGAACGACACCACGGGATTCACGCCCCGCTTTCGTTTCCGCCGGCAGTTGATCGAATTGCGCCAGTGGCTGGCAGTCCGTTATGCCAGTCCCTTGCAGCTTCTGAGCGTACCGCCCATGCACCTGTTTACCGCGCTGCCGGCACCGCTGCGGTACGTGGTGGGCTGGCGGGCACGGCAGCTGGATACAGTCTACGTTCGTCTCGCTCGGCGGTCCCCGGCGGATTTTGGTTACCTGCACTACCCGGTGATTACCGATCCGGGGCTGCTCGCCAGTGACGGTTACCACCCGGGGCAGCGAGGCTACCAATATATTGCCCAGGCACTGGCAGGATCCATAAACGACGATAGTCTGAAAGGAAGGCATGTGACAGGAGGTCACCCCCATGAAACGGATCGCTATCTGCTTTGA
- a CDS encoding DUF2235 domain-containing protein, giving the protein MKRIAICFDGTWNRPEEILGEDFPTNVLQFARAIRPTDGHGVEQVVFYDWGIGSYHDEIRAGATGYGLEKNVMDGYRFLVHNYEPGDDIFLFGFSRGAYTARSLCGMINNCSILRKENASLIEEAFRLYKTKKHTANGDHSMEWKARHSVEQRTPIKFVGVWDTVGALGLPFTFFGLIKDRDLFYDRKIGSNIHVARHALSLDEQREDFEPTLWDPREGTDLEQVWFAGVHSDVGGGYGPDKQGRTLADIPLLWMKEEAQKQALVFNDHLPTQTHPSAEQHNEYKGKYKLLGKRVREIPPPETNPTWVHPSVKARYDSGYRSKPIEQFIQAHGQWPAIWPE; this is encoded by the coding sequence ATGAAACGGATCGCTATCTGCTTTGATGGCACCTGGAACCGCCCGGAGGAGATCCTGGGCGAGGATTTCCCCACCAATGTTCTGCAGTTTGCCCGCGCCATCCGGCCCACCGATGGTCACGGAGTGGAGCAGGTGGTGTTTTATGACTGGGGCATCGGCTCCTATCACGATGAGATTCGCGCCGGCGCCACCGGGTACGGGCTGGAGAAGAACGTGATGGATGGCTACCGGTTTCTGGTGCACAACTACGAGCCCGGTGATGACATCTTCCTGTTCGGCTTCAGTCGGGGCGCCTACACCGCCCGCAGCCTGTGCGGGATGATCAATAACTGCAGTATTCTCCGGAAGGAAAACGCCAGCCTGATCGAGGAGGCGTTCCGGCTCTACAAGACGAAGAAGCACACCGCCAACGGTGATCACTCGATGGAGTGGAAGGCCCGCCATTCGGTGGAGCAGCGCACGCCCATCAAGTTTGTGGGCGTGTGGGATACGGTGGGTGCACTGGGTCTGCCCTTTACCTTTTTTGGGCTGATCAAGGATCGGGATCTGTTCTACGACCGCAAGATCGGCAGCAACATCCACGTGGCCCGCCATGCGCTCTCGCTGGATGAACAGCGGGAGGATTTCGAGCCCACGCTGTGGGACCCGCGCGAGGGTACCGATCTCGAGCAGGTGTGGTTTGCTGGCGTGCATTCCGACGTGGGCGGCGGCTACGGGCCAGACAAACAGGGCCGTACCCTGGCGGATATCCCCCTGCTGTGGATGAAAGAGGAGGCGCAGAAGCAGGCTCTGGTGTTCAACGATCACCTTCCCACGCAGACGCACCCCAGCGCCGAGCAGCATAACGAGTACAAGGGCAAGTACAAGCTGCTGGGCAAGCGCGTGCGTGAGATACCGCCGCCGGAGACCAACCCCACCTGGGTGCACCCCAGCGTTAAAGCCCGGTACGATTCCGGTTACCGGAGCAAGCCCATCGAGCAGTTTATCCAGGCCCACGGCCAGTGGCCCGCCATCTGGCCGGAGTAA
- a CDS encoding DMT family transporter, with the protein MKSWIFLGVAIVAEVVATSGLKASEGFTRLWPSLLVIAGYSVAFYFLSISLKDIPVGLAYAIWAGLGIVLVALIGWLIYGQTLDAASVIGMAMIIGGVAVINVFSKTAVH; encoded by the coding sequence TTGAAGAGCTGGATTTTTCTGGGTGTCGCCATCGTTGCCGAGGTGGTGGCCACCTCCGGCCTCAAAGCCAGCGAGGGCTTCACCCGGCTGTGGCCCAGCCTGCTGGTGATTGCCGGTTACTCGGTGGCGTTCTATTTCCTGTCGATCAGCCTGAAGGACATTCCCGTTGGCCTGGCCTACGCCATCTGGGCCGGGTTGGGCATTGTGCTGGTGGCGCTGATCGGCTGGCTGATCTACGGCCAGACTCTGGATGCCGCCAGCGTGATCGGCATGGCCATGATCATCGGCGGTGTTGCGGTGATCAACGTGTTTTCCAAGACCGCCGTTCACTAA
- a CDS encoding NAD-dependent malic enzyme: MTDTEKRPLYIPYAGPSLLELPLLNKGSAFSHEERLDFNLIGLLPQHVETIEEQAERAYRQYQLCQNDLDRHITLRAIQDDNETLFFRLLEDHLEEMLPIIYTPTVGDACQEFSNIYRNHRGLFVSYPDREHLDYIMHSATKQRVKVIVVTDGERILGLGDQGIGGMGIPIGKLSLYTACGGISPANTLPIMLDVGTNNQELLDDPMYMGWRHKRIGQKEYDAFVADFLAAVKRRWPDVLVQFEDFAQTNAMRLLNKYRDEACCFNDDIQGTASVCLATLLAACKAKNEKISEQTVAFVGAGSAGCGIAEQVIVAMTSDGMSEQEARKRIFMVDRDGLLTTDQEGLQDFQKALAQDPERIKDWQGRELIDVVKQAKPTVLIGVSGQPGLFTEEVIKTLHGHCDQPVVMPLSNPTSRVEATPEDILKWTKGKALVAAGSPFKPVELDGKTYAIAQCNNAYIFPGIGLGVVAAGASRVTDAMLTAASNALAKQAPIVQGTGTELLPKLRDIQDISRAIAFDVAKQAQEEGVALGSDDDTIRQSIERNFWRPRYRSYRRRAV, from the coding sequence ATGACTGACACGGAAAAACGCCCGCTTTACATACCCTACGCCGGCCCTTCGTTGCTAGAACTGCCGTTGCTGAACAAAGGCAGTGCCTTCAGCCACGAGGAGCGCCTGGACTTCAACCTGATTGGCCTGTTGCCCCAGCACGTGGAAACCATCGAGGAGCAGGCGGAGCGGGCTTACAGGCAGTACCAGCTGTGCCAGAACGATCTCGATCGCCACATCACCCTGCGGGCGATTCAGGACGACAACGAGACCCTGTTTTTCCGCTTGCTGGAAGACCACCTGGAGGAGATGCTCCCGATCATCTACACCCCCACGGTGGGGGACGCCTGCCAGGAGTTCTCCAACATTTACCGCAACCACCGCGGCTTGTTCGTCTCCTACCCGGACCGGGAGCACCTGGACTACATCATGCACAGCGCCACCAAGCAGCGGGTGAAGGTGATCGTGGTTACCGACGGCGAGCGCATCCTCGGCCTGGGCGACCAGGGCATCGGGGGCATGGGCATCCCCATTGGTAAGCTCTCCCTCTATACCGCCTGTGGCGGCATCAGCCCGGCCAACACCCTGCCGATCATGCTTGACGTGGGCACCAACAACCAGGAGTTGCTGGACGACCCCATGTACATGGGCTGGCGGCACAAACGCATCGGCCAGAAAGAGTACGACGCCTTCGTGGCCGACTTCCTGGCGGCGGTGAAGCGACGCTGGCCCGACGTGCTGGTGCAGTTTGAGGACTTTGCCCAGACCAACGCCATGCGGCTGCTGAACAAGTATCGCGACGAAGCCTGCTGCTTCAACGACGACATCCAGGGTACCGCCTCGGTGTGCCTGGCCACGCTGCTGGCGGCCTGCAAGGCCAAGAACGAGAAAATCAGCGAGCAGACCGTGGCCTTCGTGGGCGCGGGTTCTGCCGGCTGTGGCATTGCCGAGCAGGTGATTGTCGCCATGACCAGCGACGGGATGTCCGAGCAGGAGGCGCGCAAGCGAATCTTCATGGTGGATCGGGACGGCCTATTGACCACCGATCAGGAGGGCCTGCAGGATTTCCAGAAAGCGCTGGCGCAAGACCCGGAACGCATCAAGGACTGGCAGGGCCGGGAATTGATCGACGTGGTCAAGCAGGCAAAGCCCACGGTGCTGATTGGCGTTTCTGGCCAGCCCGGCCTGTTCACCGAAGAGGTCATCAAAACGCTCCACGGACACTGTGACCAACCGGTGGTGATGCCCCTCTCGAACCCGACCTCCAGGGTTGAGGCCACACCCGAAGATATCCTGAAGTGGACCAAAGGCAAGGCCCTGGTGGCCGCTGGCAGCCCCTTCAAACCGGTGGAACTGGACGGCAAAACCTACGCCATTGCCCAGTGCAACAACGCCTACATCTTCCCGGGTATCGGCCTGGGCGTGGTGGCCGCCGGAGCCTCACGGGTGACCGATGCCATGCTCACCGCCGCCTCCAACGCCCTGGCCAAGCAGGCGCCGATTGTGCAGGGCACCGGCACCGAGCTGCTGCCGAAGCTGCGCGACATCCAGGACATCAGCCGCGCTATCGCCTTCGACGTGGCCAAACAGGCCCAGGAAGAAGGCGTGGCGCTAGGCTCCGATGACGACACCATTCGCCAGTCCATCGAGCGCAATTTCTGGCGACCGCGGTACCGGAGTTACCGCAGGCGCGCGGTTTGA
- a CDS encoding short-chain fatty acid transporter has protein sequence MLDRASKPMVSLVDKYLPDPYLFVIILTLVAFVAAMVFEGHSPMAVVEMWGNGFWNLLTFSMQMLLVLVTGFMMASTPLVRGILNKIAGLARTPGQAIVLVTFIALIASWINWGFGLVVGALFAKALARQIRVHYPLLIASAYSGFIVWHGGLAGSIPLTIATEGHFTQQTIGIIGTGETIFAFFNLAIVVALFIIVPLVNRLMLPAERDSIYADPKVLDDEPDTSVVINRPADYLENSRTLAWLIGFSGLAFIFQYFMDNGGLNLNIVNFMFLFIAIILHQTPKRLLDSLNEAVKGGSGIVIQFPFYAGIMSVMTASGLAASISSGFVSIASAESLPFWSFISAGVVNIFVPSGGGQWAVQAPVMLPAALELGADIPRVAMAVAWGDAWTNLLQPFWALPVLAIAGLKAKDIMGYCLMLLIITGIIISAGLTWL, from the coding sequence ATGCTAGACAGAGCATCCAAACCCATGGTGAGCCTGGTGGACAAGTACCTGCCAGACCCCTACCTGTTCGTGATCATCCTGACCCTGGTGGCATTCGTGGCTGCCATGGTGTTTGAAGGCCACAGCCCGATGGCGGTGGTGGAGATGTGGGGCAACGGCTTCTGGAACCTGCTTACCTTCTCCATGCAGATGTTGCTGGTGCTGGTCACCGGCTTCATGATGGCCAGCACGCCGCTGGTGCGGGGAATCCTGAACAAAATTGCGGGGCTGGCCAGAACGCCGGGCCAGGCGATTGTTCTGGTGACCTTCATCGCGCTGATTGCCAGCTGGATCAACTGGGGCTTCGGCCTGGTGGTGGGCGCCCTGTTCGCCAAGGCCCTGGCGCGCCAGATCCGCGTTCACTACCCGCTGCTGATCGCCAGCGCCTACTCCGGGTTTATCGTGTGGCACGGCGGCCTGGCGGGCTCCATTCCGCTGACCATTGCCACCGAGGGCCACTTCACCCAGCAAACCATCGGCATCATCGGCACCGGCGAAACCATCTTCGCGTTCTTTAACCTGGCCATCGTGGTGGCCCTGTTCATCATCGTGCCGCTGGTGAACCGCCTGATGCTGCCGGCCGAGCGGGACAGCATCTACGCCGACCCGAAAGTACTGGACGACGAGCCGGACACCTCCGTGGTGATCAACCGCCCGGCCGATTACCTGGAAAACAGCCGCACCCTGGCCTGGCTGATTGGCTTCAGTGGTCTGGCGTTTATCTTCCAGTACTTCATGGACAACGGCGGCCTGAACCTGAACATCGTGAACTTCATGTTCCTGTTCATTGCCATCATCCTGCACCAGACCCCCAAGCGGCTGCTGGACAGCCTGAACGAGGCGGTTAAGGGTGGTTCGGGGATTGTTATCCAGTTTCCGTTCTACGCCGGCATCATGAGCGTGATGACCGCCTCCGGCCTGGCCGCCAGCATCTCCAGCGGGTTTGTGTCGATTGCCAGCGCCGAGAGCCTGCCCTTCTGGAGCTTTATCAGTGCCGGCGTGGTAAATATCTTCGTGCCCTCCGGCGGCGGCCAGTGGGCCGTGCAGGCGCCGGTGATGCTGCCAGCGGCCCTGGAGCTGGGCGCGGATATTCCGCGGGTGGCCATGGCGGTAGCCTGGGGTGATGCCTGGACCAACCTGCTGCAGCCGTTCTGGGCCCTGCCAGTGCTGGCCATTGCCGGGCTGAAGGCCAAGGACATCATGGGCTACTGCCTGATGCTGTTGATCATTACCGGCATTATCATCAGCGCCGGCCTGACCTGGCTATAA
- a CDS encoding mechanosensitive ion channel domain-containing protein — MLEQISLIPENLALPASLLRPLVSTALLILAIIIMRTLTARFIRRSVASSELRGRLLVNFRNGFLLLGVLGVALIWGDQIRSLALSIVAIAVAFVVATKELILCISGAILKSGAGSFNLGDRIQIKDFRGDVIDQTLLATTILEVGPGKTGHQRTGRMIVLPNALFVSEPVINESFTDHWDFHVFTVPFKREDDWQGAQKALLEAANRQCAPYLEAVRKYMKKVGVSRGLEVPSVDPRVTIQAPVASEIHLVVRLPAKSGQRSYIEQAILSEVFSNADFSKKKAGERTEDNGEDDA; from the coding sequence ATGCTCGAACAAATCTCTTTGATACCGGAAAATCTGGCCCTGCCGGCTTCCCTGTTGCGGCCCCTCGTCAGTACGGCCCTGCTGATCCTGGCCATTATCATCATGCGGACGCTGACGGCCCGGTTCATTCGCCGGAGCGTGGCTTCCTCAGAGCTGCGCGGTCGCCTGCTGGTGAACTTCCGCAACGGCTTCCTGCTACTCGGCGTTCTGGGTGTGGCGCTGATCTGGGGCGACCAGATTCGTTCCCTGGCGCTGTCGATTGTCGCGATTGCCGTCGCTTTTGTGGTGGCAACCAAGGAGCTGATCCTGTGCATCTCCGGGGCCATCCTGAAAAGCGGCGCTGGCTCGTTCAACCTGGGAGATCGGATACAGATCAAGGATTTCCGGGGCGACGTGATCGACCAGACCCTGCTGGCCACCACCATCCTGGAGGTGGGGCCAGGCAAAACAGGGCATCAACGAACGGGTCGGATGATTGTTCTGCCCAATGCCCTGTTTGTCTCGGAACCGGTGATTAACGAGAGTTTCACTGACCACTGGGATTTCCACGTGTTCACCGTGCCGTTCAAGCGCGAGGACGATTGGCAGGGTGCCCAGAAGGCGCTACTGGAGGCGGCCAATAGGCAGTGTGCGCCCTACCTTGAGGCAGTGCGCAAATACATGAAGAAAGTGGGCGTCTCGCGGGGGCTGGAAGTGCCATCGGTGGACCCGAGGGTGACCATCCAGGCGCCGGTCGCGAGCGAAATCCATCTGGTGGTGCGGCTGCCAGCCAAGTCCGGCCAGCGCAGCTACATCGAGCAGGCCATCCTCTCCGAAGTCTTCTCCAACGCCGACTTCTCAAAAAAGAAAGCCGGAGAGCGCACGGAAGACAACGGCGAGGACGACGCTTAG
- a CDS encoding acetolactate synthase large subunit, translating to MTNGAQALMKTLVDAGVEVCFSNPGTSEMHFVAALDDEPKMRAVLALFEGVATGAADGYARMADKPAATLLHLGCGLGNGLANLHNARKGKVPVLNIVGDHATYHVKYDAQLQSDIETVARNVSPGFVRTAKSTETLCQDAAEAIAAARTAPGQVATLILPADVSWGEGGVPSAPVAPPTPEPADDATVEAIAKAIRSGKKTALLMGGHSLREPSMLAAAKLAAHSGVTLLAETFPTRMERGSGLPYIERLAYLAELATVQLTDVEQLILVDAKAPVSFFAYPGKKSYLVPESCEVHTLAAPDQDILASLNKLNEAVGASQAQPVLQPAKRPGRPRGKLTAEKVCKAVGELMPENAIIVDEGITSSLMLSVMTAGAPRHDMLTLTGGAIGQGLPNAVGAAVACPDRPVIALIGDGTAMYTIQALWTMAREQLNVTSIIFNNASYSVLNIELERVGAEEVGNKAKSQLDLRGPVINFAEMANGMGVHGVRVHSAEEMAKALEYAQRMPGPHLIEAMIPESLSGVKRRVLPWMLRALPSLPVSVSRALKRKLAP from the coding sequence ATGACAAACGGCGCACAAGCCCTGATGAAAACCCTGGTGGATGCCGGCGTGGAGGTGTGCTTCAGCAACCCCGGCACCAGCGAGATGCACTTTGTGGCGGCCCTGGATGACGAGCCGAAGATGCGGGCCGTGCTGGCCCTGTTCGAGGGGGTGGCCACCGGTGCTGCCGACGGCTACGCCCGCATGGCCGACAAGCCGGCCGCCACCCTCCTGCACCTGGGCTGCGGGCTGGGCAACGGCCTGGCCAACCTGCACAACGCCCGCAAGGGCAAGGTGCCGGTGCTGAACATTGTGGGCGACCACGCCACCTACCACGTGAAGTACGACGCCCAGCTGCAGTCAGACATTGAGACCGTGGCCCGCAACGTCTCCCCGGGGTTTGTGCGTACCGCCAAGAGCACCGAAACCCTGTGCCAGGACGCCGCCGAGGCCATCGCGGCCGCCCGCACCGCACCCGGCCAGGTGGCTACGCTGATCCTCCCGGCCGATGTCTCCTGGGGCGAGGGCGGTGTGCCCAGCGCGCCTGTGGCGCCGCCAACACCTGAGCCCGCGGACGATGCCACCGTGGAAGCCATTGCCAAGGCCATTCGCTCCGGCAAGAAGACCGCGCTGCTGATGGGCGGCCACTCCCTGCGGGAGCCAAGCATGCTGGCAGCCGCCAAGCTGGCCGCCCACAGCGGCGTAACGTTGCTGGCGGAAACCTTTCCCACCCGCATGGAGCGGGGTTCGGGGCTACCCTACATTGAGAGGTTGGCCTACCTGGCCGAACTGGCCACGGTACAGCTCACCGATGTGGAACAGCTGATCCTGGTGGACGCCAAGGCGCCCGTCTCGTTCTTTGCCTACCCCGGCAAGAAGAGCTATCTGGTACCGGAGTCCTGCGAGGTGCATACCCTGGCCGCGCCGGACCAGGACATCCTGGCCAGCCTCAACAAACTGAACGAGGCCGTGGGCGCCAGCCAAGCCCAGCCGGTGCTGCAACCGGCCAAACGCCCGGGCCGCCCCCGCGGCAAACTCACTGCTGAAAAAGTCTGCAAGGCCGTGGGCGAGCTGATGCCGGAGAACGCCATCATTGTGGACGAGGGCATCACCTCCAGCCTCATGCTCTCGGTGATGACCGCAGGCGCCCCCCGCCACGACATGCTCACCCTCACCGGTGGCGCCATCGGCCAGGGCCTGCCCAACGCCGTGGGCGCCGCCGTGGCCTGCCCGGACCGGCCGGTAATCGCCCTGATCGGTGATGGCACCGCCATGTACACCATCCAGGCCCTGTGGACCATGGCGCGGGAACAACTGAACGTTACCTCCATCATCTTCAACAACGCCTCCTACTCGGTGCTGAACATCGAGCTGGAGCGGGTGGGTGCTGAGGAAGTGGGTAACAAGGCCAAATCCCAGCTGGACCTGCGCGGCCCGGTGATCAACTTTGCGGAAATGGCCAACGGCATGGGTGTGCATGGCGTGCGCGTGCACAGCGCCGAGGAAATGGCCAAGGCTCTGGAATACGCCCAGCGCATGCCGGGGCCGCATCTGATTGAGGCGATGATTCCGGAATCTCTCAGCGGCGTGAAACGCCGGGTGCTGCCCTGGATGCTGCGGGCGTTGCCAAGCCTGCCGGTGTCGGTATCGCGGGCGCTGAAGCGCAAGCTGGCGCCCTGA
- a CDS encoding FAD-dependent oxidoreductase, which translates to MAKTLSSDIVVIGGGLAGIVTALEALRAGKSVTLADRDTPERIGGLARWAFGGMALVGTPLQARMKIADTPEIALQDWLSFAELSEDDEWPLQWARYYVEHSRTEVYDWLRNEGIKFLPAVNWVERGRFGDGNRLPRYHVVWGTARELVSCLMAALHRENTAGRLTLLHGHRITALDHQAGRVCGALAINEADGEEVTLAAPAVVMATGGINGSHEECRANWPADRPMPTQMLNGAHPYADGRMHHWVADHLKGQITHAGEMWNYAAGFAHPYPHFPGHGLSTIPCKSALWLNHRGERIGPEPLVTGFDTHWLCQRVAEQEKPWTWHLLNWRIAAKEFAISGAEHNARIRDKQFPQFVKELLLGNHNLVRQMQHESRDFLVADSLAELAGKMNALTCSHDVSPATLQATADAFDANFTNGTSLHNDAQIRMIQHAREWKPDRLRTCKPAPLQKSGAGPYIAIRMQLITRKSLGGLQTDLQSRILNAGGSPVPGLYCVGEAAGFGGGGANGKRSLEGTFLPGCILTARAAVRAIVAGG; encoded by the coding sequence ATGGCCAAGACACTCTCTTCGGACATTGTGGTGATCGGAGGTGGCCTCGCGGGCATTGTAACGGCGCTCGAGGCGCTGAGGGCGGGCAAATCCGTCACCCTGGCCGACCGGGATACCCCCGAGAGAATCGGTGGCCTGGCCCGCTGGGCCTTCGGCGGCATGGCCCTGGTAGGCACCCCGCTTCAGGCACGAATGAAGATCGCCGACACCCCCGAGATCGCCCTGCAGGACTGGCTCAGTTTTGCGGAACTGTCTGAAGACGACGAATGGCCGCTGCAATGGGCCCGCTATTACGTGGAGCATTCCCGTACCGAGGTTTACGACTGGCTCCGCAACGAAGGCATCAAATTCCTGCCGGCGGTTAACTGGGTGGAGCGGGGCCGGTTTGGCGACGGTAACCGGTTGCCCCGCTACCATGTGGTCTGGGGCACGGCCAGGGAACTGGTGTCTTGCCTGATGGCCGCGCTTCACCGCGAAAACACGGCAGGCCGGCTGACTCTGCTGCACGGGCACCGCATCACCGCGCTGGATCACCAGGCCGGCCGCGTGTGCGGGGCCCTGGCGATCAACGAAGCCGACGGCGAGGAAGTGACCTTGGCGGCGCCTGCAGTCGTCATGGCCACCGGCGGCATCAACGGCAGCCACGAGGAATGCCGCGCCAACTGGCCGGCGGATCGCCCGATGCCCACGCAGATGCTGAACGGCGCCCACCCTTACGCCGACGGCCGCATGCATCACTGGGTGGCCGACCATCTCAAAGGGCAGATTACCCACGCCGGCGAAATGTGGAACTACGCGGCGGGGTTCGCGCACCCGTACCCGCATTTCCCCGGCCATGGGCTTTCCACCATCCCCTGCAAATCCGCCCTGTGGCTGAACCACCGGGGCGAGCGCATTGGCCCCGAACCTCTGGTTACCGGGTTTGATACCCACTGGCTGTGCCAGCGGGTGGCCGAACAGGAAAAACCCTGGACATGGCACCTGCTCAACTGGCGCATTGCCGCCAAGGAGTTTGCCATTTCCGGTGCCGAGCACAACGCCCGCATTCGCGACAAGCAGTTCCCTCAGTTCGTGAAAGAGCTGCTGCTGGGCAACCACAACCTGGTTCGGCAGATGCAGCACGAAAGCCGGGATTTCCTGGTGGCAGACAGCCTGGCCGAGCTGGCGGGTAAGATGAATGCGCTGACCTGTTCCCACGATGTCAGCCCGGCAACGCTGCAGGCCACGGCGGATGCCTTCGATGCCAACTTCACCAACGGCACCAGCCTGCACAACGACGCCCAGATCCGCATGATCCAGCACGCCCGGGAATGGAAGCCAGACCGACTTCGCACCTGCAAGCCCGCGCCGTTACAGAAATCCGGTGCCGGCCCCTACATTGCCATCCGCATGCAGCTGATTACCCGCAAGAGCCTGGGCGGCCTGCAAACCGATCTGCAGAGCCGCATCCTGAACGCCGGGGGCTCGCCGGTGCCAGGCCTGTACTGCGTGGGCGAAGCGGCCGGTTTCGGCGGCGGTGGCGCCAACGGCAAGCGCTCCCTGGAAGGCACCTTTTTGCCCGGCTGCATCCTGACAGCCCGGGCGGCGGTACGCGCCATTGTGGCGGGCGGCTGA